A single window of Pseudomonadota bacterium DNA harbors:
- a CDS encoding TonB-dependent receptor, whose translation MSTGVFDSPWAVTRRMPPGIDNPGGEGDSSMYGSYWCKVQLGLGVATLAICNLALAQDQSHETPANASASSQDAEPAAGAESAKPDEDVEEVLVTGSAIKRRDLITPAPVTMLNKIDLEASGMVSIGDILQNLPSQANAINTQTNNSGDGSTRVNLRGLGSSRTLVLVNGRRHVPGGSGANSSVDLNAIPAALIERVEVLKDGASAVYGSDAIGGVVNVITRQNFDGASVNYYTGTARGGATVYDASMTSGVSSDYGFLGFSAGYYRQIPLYASARWWGESDLRYLWDANPGDPQLQRRGSSSTPQGRVTDRSLASGNRDWQAIRSRTTSRSLYNDPQMGWRNFDGTGTSDAGTGDLYNYQPENYLVTPQQRYNVFATGGYRLHEHARAYFEASYLNRQSDQKLAPTPLFLTSEDIVLSRDNYYNPFGRDMRDVRRRFLEAGNRNYLQDIDTFRLVLGMDGDIPNTDFTWDLYFNYGRTEGTTITEGRFIRSRVAAALGPSYVDSNGVPRCGSLTNPGPSDCVPLNLLGGPGTMTREMIDYISYTGIRRGYTEHKGVLLQSSGELLELPSGGPVGLALGVTYRELTGASIPDPVTASGDTTGNKSEPTEGGYKVAEAFAEISANVLEDLPGVETLEILGAARGFNYSSFGAGLTWKTGARWQLFRGLPGVGSLALRGTISTAFRAPTIAQLFSGEADSFPGVTDPCDTSIDARSMIEDMNCRAHGVPDGYVDDRTQIKSRVGGNPNLDPETANIWTAGIVWEPDRSTGLSFTMDVYSIKIHDAIQPIGSSIILSSCYAQANPTYCDKIHRDPSGFITHITDTEQNIGGNETAGIDFGVVHVLPTNVGRFRSTADASYLLYYNEIQPSAELPQGRVIEGKNVYDLGVFPSWKLNAGTSWQHMGISAGFNARYIQGFRECKDNNCNLKVDASKGEVILDRRVSANFTADVFASYTLESTWGRTRITGGMNNVFDTDPPFVYNGFTANTSAANYDFLGRYPYLRFSHNF comes from the coding sequence GTATTCGACTCGCCCTGGGCCGTGACGCGCAGGATGCCCCCGGGAATTGATAACCCCGGCGGCGAAGGAGACAGCTCGATGTACGGTTCTTATTGGTGCAAGGTCCAGCTTGGACTCGGGGTTGCGACGCTTGCCATCTGCAATCTTGCGTTAGCGCAAGATCAGAGCCATGAAACCCCTGCAAACGCTTCCGCGTCTAGCCAGGACGCCGAGCCCGCCGCGGGCGCCGAATCCGCCAAACCCGACGAAGATGTCGAGGAAGTGCTGGTCACGGGCTCTGCGATCAAGAGGCGCGATCTCATCACGCCCGCGCCGGTCACCATGCTGAACAAGATCGACCTCGAGGCCTCGGGCATGGTCTCGATCGGCGACATCCTGCAGAATCTTCCGTCCCAGGCCAACGCGATCAACACGCAGACGAACAATAGCGGCGACGGATCGACCAGGGTGAACCTGCGCGGGCTCGGATCCAGCAGGACCTTGGTTCTGGTCAACGGGCGGCGCCATGTGCCAGGGGGCAGCGGGGCCAACTCGTCGGTGGACTTGAACGCGATTCCGGCCGCTCTGATCGAGCGCGTCGAGGTACTCAAGGACGGCGCTTCCGCCGTCTACGGCTCCGATGCCATCGGCGGGGTCGTCAACGTTATCACGCGCCAGAACTTCGACGGGGCCTCCGTCAATTACTACACGGGGACCGCGCGCGGTGGCGCAACGGTGTACGACGCGAGCATGACCTCGGGGGTGAGCAGCGACTACGGTTTCCTCGGGTTTTCTGCAGGCTATTACCGCCAAATCCCGCTGTACGCGAGCGCGCGCTGGTGGGGTGAAAGCGACCTGCGCTACCTGTGGGATGCCAACCCCGGGGACCCTCAGCTGCAGCGGCGTGGAAGCTCGTCGACGCCCCAGGGCCGCGTGACCGATCGCAGCTTGGCGTCAGGTAACAGGGATTGGCAGGCGATCCGAAGTCGCACCACATCCAGGAGTCTGTACAACGACCCCCAGATGGGCTGGCGCAACTTTGATGGCACCGGAACCTCGGACGCAGGGACGGGCGATCTGTACAACTACCAGCCCGAGAACTACCTGGTGACGCCTCAGCAACGCTATAACGTTTTTGCGACGGGCGGCTACCGCCTGCATGAGCATGCCCGCGCCTACTTCGAAGCTTCCTACCTGAACCGCCAATCCGACCAGAAGCTGGCACCCACGCCTCTGTTTCTGACCTCCGAGGACATCGTCCTTTCCCGGGACAACTACTACAACCCGTTCGGTCGCGATATGCGAGACGTGCGCCGCCGTTTCCTGGAGGCCGGGAACCGTAATTACCTGCAGGACATCGATACATTCAGGCTGGTGCTCGGGATGGACGGGGATATTCCGAATACGGACTTCACCTGGGACCTGTACTTCAACTACGGACGCACCGAGGGTACGACCATCACCGAGGGCCGCTTCATCCGCAGCCGTGTGGCAGCCGCCCTCGGGCCGAGTTACGTCGACAGCAACGGTGTTCCACGCTGCGGAAGCCTCACCAACCCAGGGCCCAGCGACTGCGTGCCGCTCAACCTACTGGGTGGTCCCGGGACCATGACCCGCGAGATGATCGACTACATTTCCTATACGGGCATCCGGCGGGGCTATACCGAGCACAAGGGTGTGCTCTTGCAGAGCTCTGGCGAACTGCTCGAGCTCCCGTCTGGCGGTCCTGTGGGATTGGCCCTGGGCGTCACGTACCGGGAGCTCACGGGCGCATCCATTCCTGATCCGGTGACTGCTTCTGGGGATACGACGGGCAACAAGTCCGAGCCCACCGAAGGGGGCTACAAGGTGGCCGAGGCCTTCGCGGAGATCTCTGCGAACGTCCTGGAAGATCTGCCGGGCGTAGAGACGCTCGAGATCTTGGGGGCGGCTCGCGGCTTCAACTACAGCAGTTTCGGGGCTGGATTGACCTGGAAGACCGGGGCGAGGTGGCAGCTGTTTCGTGGGCTGCCGGGTGTGGGGAGTCTCGCTTTGCGGGGCACGATATCCACCGCTTTTAGAGCCCCCACCATCGCTCAGCTGTTCTCGGGTGAGGCCGACTCCTTCCCGGGGGTTACCGACCCGTGCGACACCTCCATCGACGCGCGCAGCATGATCGAGGACATGAACTGCCGCGCGCACGGGGTGCCCGACGGCTATGTGGACGATCGCACGCAGATCAAGTCCCGTGTAGGCGGTAACCCGAATCTCGATCCGGAGACCGCGAACATCTGGACCGCCGGCATCGTGTGGGAGCCCGATCGCTCGACGGGCCTGTCCTTCACCATGGACGTCTATTCCATCAAGATCCACGACGCGATCCAACCCATCGGCTCCTCCATCATTCTCAGCAGCTGCTACGCGCAAGCCAACCCAACTTACTGCGACAAGATCCACCGTGATCCCAGCGGTTTCATCACGCACATCACCGACACGGAGCAGAACATCGGCGGTAACGAAACCGCCGGGATCGACTTCGGGGTGGTGCACGTCCTGCCGACGAACGTAGGCCGGTTCCGCTCTACCGCGGATGCATCCTACTTGCTCTATTACAACGAGATCCAGCCATCCGCGGAGCTACCTCAAGGCCGTGTCATCGAGGGTAAGAACGTGTACGACCTGGGCGTTTTCCCGTCCTGGAAGCTCAATGCCGGTACGAGCTGGCAGCACATGGGGATCAGCGCGGGCTTCAACGCCCGCTACATCCAGGGCTTCAGGGAGTGCAAGGACAACAACTGCAACTTGAAAGTAGACGCAAGCAAGGGTGAGGTGATCCTCGACCGGCGCGTCTCCGCCAACTTCACGGCGGATGTCTTTGCGTCCTACACGCTGGAATCCACGTGGGGACGCACCCGCATCACCGGCGGGATGAACAACGTCTTCGACACCGATCCGCCGTTCGTCTATAACGGCTTCACCGCAAACACGTCCGCGGCCAACTACGATTTCTTGGGCCGTTATCCTTACTTGCGGTTCAGCCACAATTTCTAG